Within Columba livia isolate bColLiv1 breed racing homer chromosome 22, bColLiv1.pat.W.v2, whole genome shotgun sequence, the genomic segment CGCCCGGGCAGGAAGGGGTTAATCAGGGATGGCACCTGTGTCACCCAGGGCATGGCCAGTGCATGGTGACACCTGGGGTGTCCTGTGCCCCCCCATTGccaaagcagccctgcaccagcagcagcgCCAGCCAGGTGCCACCTCACCCACCGTGTGTCACAACCTCCCGGTGTCACCAGACCCCCCCGAAGCACCCGCTGCCGCAGAACCACGGTGCCAGCTGAGGTGACACCCCAACACCAGCACCCCCCAGCGCCCCCCCGCTGCGCCAGGCTCTGCCgcagagcccccccgccccgcgctgGGGGGGCACACACGGGACACCCCGGCACCCACCAGCTCCCAGAGCAGCCCAGACACCACGGGGATGGGCGCAGCACCCCAAAGCACCCCCAAACACCTTCCCCCGCCCCCCAAAATACATACGCACACCAACCCCCCACACTGCATCACCCCCCGGGTCTGGCGTGACcctgcggggcggggggggctcCACCCCAGCCGTggggtgctgtgttttgggttattttttgggggggggggctcACCTGCGGGGCTGGGGGCCTGCAGGCTGCCCCGCTTCTTGAAGGGACACTTGTCCGGGGGGGGCGCCGAGGCCATGGCGGCTCCGGGGACAGCggtggcggcgggggcggcgatGGTGGTGGCGGTGGCGGGGGGGTGATGGAACCGGGGGGGATGGCGGCGGGGGGGTGATGGAACCGGCGGTGATGGAACCGGCGGTGATGGCGgcgggggggtcccgggggggacTCTTACGgcagcggggcggcggggccgggcgatGGCGGCCGCTCCCTCCCCGGGTTGACGATCGCTGGAGCAAAGTCCCCGGCGGGGCCCGGCCGGAAGCCGCCGGGCCGAGGAAGAGGATGGGGCGGGAGGAGGATGtggccgaggaggaggaggaggaggaggaggaggaaggttgTCGGAGCAACCAGCCCCGCGGCGGCGCTGGGCGGGGGGTTCGCCCCAACGCGGCTGCCGGGAGCGCCGGGGGCAGCCGTGTGCCCCCCCCAGGAGACAGGGTATCACCCCCGCCAAGAGGGGTTATCATACCCTCGAGAGGTGGTATTGCACCCCCCCAAATGGCAGCGGCACCTCCAAGAAGAGGGTATCACCCCCTCCCAAAGATGAGCACCGTGCCTCCCCCTCAAGACATGTATTGTCCCCCCCAAATACAGGGTGCCGCCCCCCCCAAAGATGGGCAGTGTGCCCCCACCAAGGACAGGCATTGCCCCCCCCCAGGCAGGGTACCACACCCCCCCATCGGGATGAGCATCATCCCCATCAGAGGTGGGGGACAGCAGCCCCCCCAGCGGCAGCTCCGTACCCCCCCAAAAAGACTGAGTACCCCCAAAATGGGGCATCGCCGAGATGAGCATCCAGCCTGCAAATGGGGTACTGCACCCCAAAAAAGAGGGCTCACCcctccctccagccctccccCACTAGACCCTGCAAGGGGGGACCGACTGCCCCCCGCAATGGGGTGTCCCCACAGAGGGACAGCACAGGGCCcgacccccccagccccccaaaaccccttcCTACCCCCAGCAACGCTGAGTCACCACCATACAGGAGACCCCCCCCGATCGCAGAAGCCAGAGCCAGCTGTTCCCCACTGCGGGGGGTCTGCGGGTGCGACATCcttgtgtgtcccccccagcccccacaTGTCCCTACCTGCGCCGGCTGCTCGCGGTGACAGGGGTCGTTTGGGTGGGGGTCGGGCTGTGTCCCCCCACCGAGTGTCCGGCCGAGTCCCCTGATCCGGCACCGGAGCCGGGGGGGTATTTTTAGCCGCTGTCGTAGCGCTGGGAATGGCACCCGCCAgggccccgtgtccccatcccgcTGTCCCACGGAGCGGGAAAGGGGACAGCGAGGTGACACCGCCCGTCAGGGCCACCTCTGTGCCAGGCTGGGGGGGACACAACAGCCattggggagggggggacagcggggacctGCAGCCCGAGCTCTGGGCTGTGAGCAGAAGCCACGTCCCCTCCCAGCACCGTCCTGTCCCTTCCCAGCACCGTCCTGTCCCCTCCCCGTGACACCGAGTGGGGGGGTTGGTATTTTAATTGGACCCCCTTCATTAGCGCCAAGTTCATTAGAGGCTCAGAAGGGGCTTTGTGtccgcagggacagcagggacagactGTCCCCAAGCCACCAAGCCTGGCAGGGATGGCGGGGGGAGCCTGGGGGGTGACACACACCAGGTGGGACACAGGGAAACCAGTAAGGGGACACAAAGCCCCCAGTGACCCTGTGGGGTACAGGGTTTAAGGGACCCTAAAACCAAATCCCGGGGACCCACAGCACCTTTGGGGGAACCCAACACCCCaacctggggctgctggggtgtccccccacACCGTGCCACCACTGCACCCAAAATGAGCCCTGGCAGGACACGGTGGGGACACCCGGGGTGTGGGGGACCCTGTGGTCCTGGTgagctggggtggggagggggtgctgagccccggcggggcaggaggaggaggagagggggaggaaggctgAGCACCCGATCCCATTAAAGAGCTTACGCAGCGGGAGGGCGCGGGGCGGCGCCCAGCAGCGCAGGATTAGGGGGGCTCGTCACCCACCCGGGGTAATTAGCTCCCTTTCCCCCACAGGAGGAatccccccagtgccaccatcCCCTGTCACCCCCCCGCAGCACCCGGGGTCCCCGCACTCCCGGGGGGGACAGACAAACATGAGCAGGGGGCTGAGCCCATCCCTGATTCCAACCCAGCACTTGGGCCCCATGGACCCCAAACCTGTGTACCCCCCCGAGCCATcccgggggacacggggtgtcCCGTCCCCTGTGGGTGGGGCTTGTCACACCTTCCCCCCCCTTATATAAAGCCCCGTGCCCACCTCCCCgagatgctctttttttttaatgtatgtgtGTCCTGAGCCCTAATCTTTGCCATCTTGGGCTAATTGGATTTCCTGGGTCACATGGCGAGATAAAAAGTCCCCAAATCCCAGGGTCCAAAAAAATCAGGTTATCCATGGGGAATTAAGGGACAGAGCGGGGGGCAGCCGGGCCGCGAGCACCCACCGCGCTCTGCTGCTGCaccccggcccccgcccgccTTTCGGGGCTCCTTTCTCTCCATATCGCCCACCGCTCGCCCCCGGGGTGCGCGCGCCAGACCCCACGGGAGAGCTGGAAGAGCCGGGGGACCTAGAGCTGCTCGAGGCACtcgaggaggaggaagaggaggcggCGGCCATGGGGAGCGGGGCCAGCGCCGAGGACAAGGAGATGGCCAAGAGGTccaaggagctggagaagaagctCCAGGAGGACGCGGATAAAGAGGCCAAGACGGTCAAGTTGCTCTTGCTCGGTAAGGGTGGTCCCCGGGGGGGACGCGGGAGATGTCACCTTGTCCCTGCCGTGGCTGCTGGGGACAAAAGCGACCAGGgattggggacagggacaagcaGTGCCCAACCCCATCAGCTCCTCGTGCTCTGCCTTTCTTCATCCCAAgcctgcagctcctcagcccTCATTAGCCTGATGAGCTGCCATTAGCGAGTTGTCCCACCAGGTGGATGTCCCCGGAGGTTGTGTTTGGGAAGAGCCGGGGGTGACATCGgctcttggtgacaaccagatGGGTGGCAGGTACCAaggggacagtgtggggacCAGGACACCAGGTTCCACCTGGGCCAGGCTGAGGCACATCCCGGGGGGTCAGCAAGACCCCAGGGAGCTCCcgccaccagcacccccaaacctgctgctggggacaggcaggatgGGACAgtcccctggggacagtggggtgaCCCCCTGGGGATGCATTGGGACCCCGCGGGGCAGGGACCGGTGGTGGGGGCTTATCCAGGTGGGGGGGTCGGGGTCAAGGCGATTAGCACCCTAATTCTAAGCAGCTTCCTGCGCCGCCCTAAGCCGCTTACAGCACCGGAGCCACCGCTGGTGGGTgggggggaccctggggaccAGCACCTGGGGATCCCCACAACCCTGGGGGTCCCCAAGGTGTCTCCAGCCTCGGGAGTATGGGGTGACAGGAGATGGCGTGGAGACGGTGGCACCGGGGAGAGCGGAGCAGGAGGGAGAGCAGCTCCAGTCCCCGCCAGGGTGCCCATCACCATGGTGTCAGGTCTGTCCTGTCCCGGCCAGCACTGAGGTGACATCCCACCCTTTTCCAGGGGCCGGAGAGTCGGGCAAGAGCACCATTGTGAAGCAGATGAAGTGAGTACAGCCCAAGCCACCTATATTTGGTGGAGGGGGGCACCAGGATGAACCCAACTCTTGGACAAGTGGGTGGCAGGACCCTGGTGATGCCCCTTGTCACGCTGGTGGTGACACCGCGCTGATTCCCAGGGCGGGGTGATGCTGGGGTGGGGGTGATGGAGCCTGGGGCTGAGGGACTATCCCCCCCAGGATCATCCACCAGGATGGCTACACGCCCGAGGAGTGCATGGAGTTCAAGGCCATCATCTACGGCAACATCCTGCAGTCCATCCTGGCCATCATCCGCGCCATGTCCACCCTGGGCATTGACTACGCCGAGTCGTCCCGCGCGGTCAGTCAGGGGGCGTCCCCGTCCCCCCAAAACAAGGGGACATGGTCTGtgctgcccccccagctccctgcccagccccagggGGGTGTctggggacagaggtgacaACGGGTCCCTCTCGCAGGACGACGGGCGGCAGCTCTTCAACCTGGCCGACTCCATCGAGGAGGGGACGATGCCCCCCGAGCTGGTTGACTGCATCAAGAAGCTGTGGAAGGACGGGGGGGTCCAGGCTTGTTTTGACCGCGCCGCTGAGTACCAGCTCAATGACTCGGCTGCGTAGTGAGTGGGGTCACCagctgggggggacacagggatgtgcTGGGGGACCCCCCCTTGGCTGCTCATCGCCGTTCCCCAACCAAGGCAAAATCCTGGGAATCCTGGTCCTCAGAACACCCTGTGGCCACTGTCCTGCATCCCACCTGTGACCCCCCCATTGGACCCCCTCAATGGCCCTGCACCCCCCAGCTACCCCAGGGACGGTGCTGCCTTCGAATCCCGGCGTTTGGCAGAGCTCAGCCCCCCATCCGTCCCCAAAAAGCCattgggggggtggggacagCCCCTCGGCAGCAGGTGAcctcccctcctgtcccccccccaGTTACCTGAACCAGCTGGACAGGATCACAGCCCCCGATTACCTCCCCAATGAGCAGGACGTGCTGCGATCCCGAGTGAAGACCACGGGCATCATCGAGACCAAGTTCTCTGTCAAAGACCTGAATTTCAGGTGGGTGGGTGCCCCCCCATCACcatcccccccagcccccaacagtgggggggtttggggtcccaCCACCAACCCCTCCTGGACCAGGGATACTCAGTCACTGCATCCCTGCCACTGCATCCCTGCCACGGCACTGGGAGCATCCCGTGGGGgggcagcaggaccagctgTGTCACCCCCCCGCCTCGTCCTtgtcccctccccaggatgTTCGACGTGGGGGGGCAGAGATCGGAGCGCAAGAAGTGGATCCACTGCTTCGAGGGGGTGACCTGCATCATCTTCTGCGGGGCGCTGAGCGCCTACGACATGGTGCTGGTGGAGGACGACGAAGTGGTGGGTCGGGGGTCCCAGAGGAGCCGGGTGCTCCGAGGGGGTCACGGAGGAAGGGGGGGACACTTTGCACCAGGCGATGCTGGAAAGGGGCGGGAGGTGGGGATGGAGGTGACCCCCCCTATGGACATTGTGGCGCTTACACTGGGGCACAAGACGCAAACCGGACTCGATGAAGGGAAATCACCCAGAGGCACCTCTGGCCTCGCTGTGGCCCCCGAATTGGGCAGAAAAGCAGCGATAAGGGGCAGTTTTCGCCCTCCCGGCACGTGGCAGCGGGGCCAGGGCGCCACAAGAGCATCAGCACAGCCCGGGAGGGACGCGCCGGCACCGCTGCTGCTCCGGCACCGCGAAAAGGATCACGAGAGCCCCAAAACCGGCCATTTCTCAGAATAAATGAGGGGTGAAGACGAGCAGAAGAGCTGCCTCCCTCCCAGCCTTGGGGACTGGGGCAAAGCATCCTCGGTGGCATCTCCCGCTCCCACGGATGCTCCGGGGTCCGAACACCAGGTTCTGCGGGAGCCGAACAAGAAAAGCTGCTGCAATGGGGAGATGGACGGGGCAaaaatgtccctgtcacccctgCCATGCAAAGTGATCCACGTTccatcagcagcaaaatgcCCCGGTCGGACTTGGCAACAGCTGGATGGAGCCTCTTCCTCCCGAGGACGCCGCCGCAGTGAACTAGaagctgctttaaaagcggAGATTTCCTTTTTCCCCGCTCTGTCCCAAACTGTGGGTAACACTGTGGGACAGAGCGGCCGGGGTGACGGGGACGATGGCCTCGAtggcctccccagggctcagAGGCTTCCCCGATAATTTCCCCACCGTAACCCATCATTTCTGGACATGCCGGGAGGGACCAACCGGAGCACCGCGCTGCCCGGGTCACTCGCACCGACACGGGGGCTTTcgggtgggcaggagggacaggggacaggagCAGAGCCATTTCCCCAGCCAAAGCTCTTGTGTTGGGAACAGGGGGGCTTGGGGGCTGCAATGGCCAAAGGGGGGTTGTAATCCCGCTAAGGAGCCCGTTTGCTTGCAGAACCGCATGCACGAGTCCCTGCACCTCTTCAACAGTATATGCAACCACAAGTTCTTCGCCGCCACGTCCATCATCCTCTTCCTCAACAAGAAGGACCTTTTTGAGGAGAAGATCAAGAAAGTCCATCTCAGTATTTGCTTCCCGGAGTATGACGGTGAGCGGGGGTCATTTCCCCTCCTCGAGACCCCCCAAAAACCATCGGGAGTCGCGTGGTCCCGACCACTTTTGGGTTGAGCTGGGatcaaggcagcagcagaggagaggCCAGATGTGGCCTCGGGATGGCATTTGGAAGGGCAGAAATGGGATAGAACGGCTTGTTTAAAAACACTTGGCTAAGCGCAGCTGCCGCCCAGCCcttctcatcctcctcctcctcttcctcctcggGAGGAGATTTCAGATTCAGCTCGTACAAACATCCTTAAGCCCCGTCCCCAGTCCTCGCCCAGCTCGGCAGCCGCATCCTATGCGGCACTCTATAGCCgcattctatgatcctatgatcATCATCTACCCCCGCAGGTCCCAACACGTTTGAAGACGCGGGAAACTACATCAAGACCCAGTTCCTTGATCTCAACATGCGGAAGGACGTGAAGGAGATTTACAGCCACATGACCTGTGCCACAGACACGCAGAACGTCAAGTTCGTCTTCGACGCCGTCACGGATGTCATCATCAAAGAGAACCTCAAGGACTGCGGCCTCTTCTGAGCGTCTGTTGGCAGGTACCCCGAAAACGGCTCTTTAACCCCCAAAAAGGGGccgggcagggggaggaggatGCGGCGGTGCCCGCTCCATCGTGCTCTGCGGGGCCATGGGACGTGGGGGTCCCAGGTTTTGCTGTCAAACGTAGGCTGGAAATTGGGGAGGGGAGGATGCGCTGGGATCAGTGAGGACCTGGCGGGTATTTGGGGACCACCCAGCCCTGTCACTGTCTCCTGGGGGGCATTTGGGGACCCCATAGCCCTGTCACTGTCTCCTGGCGGGGTTTGGGGACCCCATAGCCCTGTCACTGTCTCCTGGCGGGGTTTGgggacccccagccctgtgggAAGGTCACGGTTCCCATGCAGAGCTTGGGGGGGGTCTGTTCTCTTCCCAATCATCCTCCCAAAGCCGGGGGGGGCTCAGCCTCGTTATTATTCTGAACTCGTTTTCTCGGGCTCCCTTGCGCGCGGGGAGCGGTGCAAACAGCAGATTAGAGCCCAAATCACGCGCCCGAGCGACACCAAAGCGTTTTATCCCAGAACCTCCTGTTGCCGCAGCACAGTCGCTGGTGCCGCCCCAGTTTGTAACTGGGTTGGGAGGTTGTTCCCCAGTCTGGGAAGCACCCCAGGAACACcccggggggacacggggctccCCCGGCCTTTCCACGCCTAATAAAGGTTCAATGAAGGGGGCTTCAACCTGCGGGCTGTTCGCATTTAAACCGATTTGTTGTCCCCGTGCGGCGCGATGAAAAGTCACCTCTGCAAACCCGACTCAGCGCCGCCGCTCAGAACCATTAACCCCGCTCTGTTCTGTCTCCCCGCCAGAAGAGGAGGGGTCGCGCTGTTCTCACCGCCGTTCTGCTGAGCAGAGCCAAGGGATTCaccacaaagaaacacaagTTACCCACACCTCACTTTTTCTACAACCTGCCCAACCGAACCACCCAGGATaggaaggggctggagccaAACTTCCCTTTCGtggccatttcctcttttttttaaaagaaagaagaacgaagccTCTGCTCTCCGCAGCGTTCAGGGATCGGTTTGACACCGAAGAGCACGACAGCTGGAAAGGTTCATGTCAAGCATCATGTTCCCACCACCGCAGCATCGCGCCTGCGGGAGGCAGGGACGGGAGCTGCCCACCCCCCCGCTGCTTTATTCCCTTTTATCGAAGCTGAATTGGAGTTTCTGGGGAAGGCGGAGGCCGGGGAACCAACCTCAGTCCTTGGGGTTTTTGTGCCCTGAGGCTTGAGGGAATTGCCCCCCGAGCAatggggatgtggggctggtggcagcGCGGGCAGGAGCGCGTTTGGGTGACAATCCCGGCTGCGGCAGAGGAACGGGCCGGAGAAAGAGGAAATGGTGACTCGAAAGATTTCCATTCCGCTACTTAGAGCTGCGTTTGCTCTTCGCCGTCTGTAAATAACTCCGCTGTAGCCCCGGCCCGCGTCCCCTCGACCGCGCGGCTTCGCTGCGCTGTaggaaaaccaaataaacacaTACGCATGACGTGCGCGTCGCTCGTTTCTCCCGCTTCGCTTCTCTGTGCTGTTCCCAATCCTGGTTTCCTGCATACGGGAGCTCGGATCACAGCGTTTTACCTTCTCTGCACTCGCTCCGCGCTCGGTGCACACGCGGATCTCCCACCGACATCAACCGGTGGCTctgagggacagagggacaagTGCCAGCCCACCAAACCCTCCCTCCTCCGggccagccccagcacccagcgGGATCACAACCCCGTTTTGGGGCAGGTTTTTAGGAATTCATTGAAAAGGCTGTGAGAAAAACCTCCAGGCTGCTCGGAGGGAACTGTTGGGTGGTCAGAGCTCCGGTTTCCAGAGCAGAACACGTGTTTTTGGtacagctgctggggctgccacCTCCAGCACCCCCGTTTTCATCCTGTATCTCTAAGCCGGTGTTTTCAAACCGTTTTACATCCATACCATGTAACAGCTGCACCCAGAGCAGCCGTTTGCCCACCAGGCAATGAGAGTTGTGCTATAAATAAGCACTAAATGAACCACCTTCCAATAATTCTGATGAGCAACCCGAACCTTTGCAAGCAGAACCGACAGTCGTGTACGATAAAGCACAAAGAACCTTCCCCGTCCCAGTAATCAAACCCATTTCCCATCCAAGCGTTTCCGTTCTCCAACAAGCGGGGAAAAGAGTTAGGAATAAACTAGAGAAAAGGCTAAACTGTTTACTCACCATTTTTAATACTGCCAACAACTAGAACAGATTGAAACTGTACACATGACAAACTGGGGAGAAAGAGTCGGGGTGCAACGGTTCGGCAAAGGAATGTACGGGCCGGTTAGGAACGGCACTATGGTAAAAACGCCGGCAAACGGGGATTTGGCACCACATATACAAAGTAAAGGCATGCGCGTCAATACAGCTGAGGAGGCTCGGAACAGAAAAGGCCC encodes:
- the GNAT2 gene encoding guanine nucleotide-binding protein G(t) subunit alpha-2, which produces MGSGASAEDKEMAKRSKELEKKLQEDADKEAKTVKLLLLGAGESGKSTIVKQMKIIHQDGYTPEECMEFKAIIYGNILQSILAIIRAMSTLGIDYAESSRADDGRQLFNLADSIEEGTMPPELVDCIKKLWKDGGVQACFDRAAEYQLNDSAAYYLNQLDRITAPDYLPNEQDVLRSRVKTTGIIETKFSVKDLNFRMFDVGGQRSERKKWIHCFEGVTCIIFCGALSAYDMVLVEDDEVNRMHESLHLFNSICNHKFFAATSIILFLNKKDLFEEKIKKVHLSICFPEYDGPNTFEDAGNYIKTQFLDLNMRKDVKEIYSHMTCATDTQNVKFVFDAVTDVIIKENLKDCGLF